The following proteins come from a genomic window of Streptomyces sp. GS7:
- a CDS encoding ABC transporter, which translates to MTALLRYQAALLVRSHRWLPPVIAYAAFLAIGVQTGGPILDAYGYAAAGLLPVAVWLTRVCVTNEPPAARNCAAAATTPSRVHLACVLTAIGAALLLALLGTAFVALSSDPRSSDHQVAVPVLPATGAGLLTALTCLLPGVATGALCNWPVLRRPGWGVPVGLVAALLLLVLSGSPANAALTGMITGSEHGTVTAPWMPFAAALLGAAGATAASCTLSARRG; encoded by the coding sequence TCGTCCGCTCGCACCGCTGGCTGCCGCCGGTCATCGCCTACGCGGCGTTCCTGGCCATCGGGGTCCAGACCGGCGGCCCGATCCTGGACGCGTACGGCTATGCCGCCGCCGGTCTGCTGCCGGTCGCCGTCTGGCTCACCCGGGTCTGCGTCACCAACGAGCCGCCGGCCGCCCGCAATTGCGCCGCGGCGGCCACCACGCCCAGCCGGGTGCACCTCGCCTGCGTACTGACCGCGATCGGTGCCGCGCTGCTCCTCGCGCTCCTCGGTACGGCGTTTGTCGCCCTGTCGTCCGACCCGCGCTCCAGCGATCACCAGGTCGCCGTTCCGGTCCTGCCCGCGACCGGTGCCGGGCTGCTCACCGCGCTGACCTGCCTGCTGCCGGGCGTCGCGACCGGTGCGCTGTGCAACTGGCCCGTGCTCCGCCGCCCCGGCTGGGGCGTCCCCGTCGGGCTGGTCGCCGCCCTGCTGCTCCTCGTCCTGAGCGGCTCGCCCGCCAACGCCGCGCTGACGGGCATGATCACCGGTTCCGAGCACGGCACGGTCACCGCCCCCTGGATGCCGTTCGCCGCCGCCCTCCTGGGGGCGGCCGGTGCCACCGCCGCTTCCTGCACACTGAGTGCGCGCCGCGGCTGA
- the zapE gene encoding cell division protein ZapE — MSPSQPSSSPQPSPIAGTPANGDTAAAPAALTARAPHVPADRLVAEMVPPPRFQGARFDTYIPDPNQASQAEAVRTLSAFAASIECGATAIGGGRRRWFSRSPKKPAAPQGPRGVYLDGGYGVGKTHLLASLWHATPAAPELKAFGTFVELTNLVGALGFQQTIRTLSSHRLLCIDEFELDDPGDTVLVSTLLGKLVDAGVALAATSNTLPGKLGEGRFAAADFLREIQGLSAQFRPLRIDGEDYRHRGLPEAPAPYDDETVTRAAHRTPGASLDDFPALLEHLSKVHPSRYGAMCDGIAAVCLTDVQAVPDQSTALRLVVLADRLYDREVPVLASGKPFDELFSDEMLRGGYRKKYFRAISRLTALARDAGTLVP, encoded by the coding sequence GTGTCACCTTCCCAGCCCTCGTCCTCCCCGCAGCCCTCCCCGATAGCCGGCACCCCGGCCAACGGGGACACTGCCGCGGCCCCCGCCGCGCTCACCGCCCGCGCACCGCACGTACCGGCCGACCGCCTGGTTGCCGAGATGGTGCCGCCGCCGCGCTTCCAGGGCGCCCGCTTCGACACCTACATACCGGACCCGAACCAGGCCAGCCAGGCCGAGGCCGTCCGGACGCTGAGCGCCTTCGCCGCGAGCATCGAGTGCGGCGCGACCGCGATCGGCGGCGGAAGGCGCCGCTGGTTCTCCAGGAGCCCCAAGAAGCCCGCCGCCCCCCAGGGCCCGCGCGGCGTCTATCTGGACGGCGGCTACGGCGTCGGCAAGACCCACCTGCTCGCCTCCTTGTGGCACGCGACCCCCGCGGCCCCCGAACTCAAGGCGTTCGGCACCTTCGTGGAGCTGACGAACCTGGTCGGCGCGCTCGGCTTCCAGCAGACCATACGGACCCTCAGCAGCCACCGGCTGCTGTGCATCGACGAGTTCGAACTCGACGACCCGGGCGACACGGTGCTGGTCTCCACCCTCCTCGGCAAGCTGGTGGACGCCGGCGTCGCCCTCGCCGCCACCTCCAACACCCTGCCGGGCAAGCTCGGCGAGGGCCGGTTCGCGGCGGCCGACTTCCTGCGCGAGATCCAGGGGCTGTCGGCCCAGTTCCGCCCGCTGCGCATCGACGGCGAGGACTACCGCCACCGCGGCCTGCCCGAGGCACCCGCCCCGTACGACGACGAGACCGTGACCCGCGCGGCGCACCGCACCCCCGGCGCCTCGCTCGACGACTTCCCCGCCCTCCTGGAGCATCTGTCCAAGGTGCACCCCAGCCGCTACGGCGCGATGTGCGACGGCATCGCGGCGGTCTGCCTGACCGACGTCCAGGCGGTGCCGGACCAGTCCACCGCGCTGCGCCTGGTGGTCCTCGCCGACCGGCTCTACGACCGGGAGGTGCCGGTGCTGGCCTCCGGCAAGCCCTTCGACGAGCTGTTCAGCGACGAGATGCTGCGCGGCGGCTACCGGAAGAAGTACTTCCGCGCCATCTCCCGCCTGACGGCACTGGCCCGGGACGCCGGGACGTTGGTGCCGTAA